The proteins below come from a single Rosa rugosa chromosome 2, drRosRugo1.1, whole genome shotgun sequence genomic window:
- the LOC133731444 gene encoding F-box protein At4g09920-like, which produces MLLEILSLLPTKDAIRTSILSKRWEHLWTSLPQFQFDEGPLLKRYLLVNAMDRALLFRGPANIEAFGFSFTVLGDSHRVNAWISAIVKWNVEELSISLQIIDEPVLLPDSLFTSATLVVLDLDMPCVFKVPRTICFSSLKCLSLKSVVFSDDYLTQQLFSGFPILEDLSLTDCNWMNIKFVIIYTPKLLILTMIKGGVEVARASKSSDGCQMMVVLDDAPELLAQLPLFNDLITLEFEGSVNIGSKPFLLMLHNRPCLQTLIFLEGIEESSNVAKDGVLEPLPPCFLSHLKEIEVYEFYGDEDHIHALKVLLKNAMVLEKMTITWGTDFEVGLERKSDVHKQLFDLPRV; this is translated from the exons ATGTTGTTAGAAATTCTCTCCCTGCTCCCAACAAAAGATGCTATTAGAACAAGCATACTGTCTAAAAGATGGGAACACCTGTGGACATCACTTCCTCAATTTCAGTTTGATGAAGGACCGCTACTTAAGAGATATCTCTTGGTAAATGCTATGGATAGAGCACTTCTTTTTCGTGGCCCTGCTAATATAGAAGCTTttggttttagttttacagTGCTAGGTGATTCACATCGTGTTAATGCATGGATCTCTGCTATAGTAAAATGGAATGTTGAAGAGCTTTCTATAAGCCTGCAAATCATTGATGAACCAGTTTTATTGCCTGATTCCTTATTTACTTCTGCAACACTGGTGGTCTTAGATCTAGATATGCCCTGTGTTTTCAAGGTTCCTCGTACTATTTGCTTCTCAAGTCTAAAGTGCTTGAGTCTCAAGTCTGTGGTGTTTTCTGATGACTACTTAACCCAACAGTTGTTTTCTGGTTTCCCAATCCTGGAAGATCTATCTCTAACAGATTGCAATTGGATGAATATCAAGTTTGTTATTATTTATACTCCTAAGCTTTTGATCTTGACCATGATCAAAGGAGGTGTGGAAGTTGCGAGAGCTTCAAAATCTTCTGATGGATGTCAGATGATG GTGGTTCTAGATGATGCACCAGAACTTCTTGCCCAGCTACCTTTGTTCAATGATCTAATCACTTTGGAATTTGAAGGAAGTGTAAACATTGGTAGCAAACCATTCTTGTTGATGCTCCACAACCGTCCTTGTCTTCAAACTTTGATATTCCTTGAG GGGATTGAGGAGTCCTCAAATGTTGCTAAAGATGGAGTTTTGGAGCCTTTGCCTCCATGCTTCCTCTCACATCTGAAAGAGATTGAAGTCTATGAATTTTATGGAGACGAGGATCACATACATGCATTGAAAGTTTTGCTAAAGAATGCAATGGTTTTGGAGAAGATGACCATAACTTGGGGCACGGATTTTGAAGTGGGGCTAGAGAGGAAAAGTGATGTTCACAAACAGTTATTCGATCTCCCTAGAGTATAA
- the LOC133729857 gene encoding polyadenylation and cleavage factor homolog 4 isoform X2, giving the protein MELSRENPRPLAFPATKPMPDLAPKPPPTPTPTPIIDRYKVLLKQRDDDLRVSPEDDVSPPSTEEIVQLYEMLLSELVFNSKPIITDLTIIAGEQRDHGKGIADAICARILEVPVEHKLPSLYLLDSIVKNIGRDYVRYFSSRLPEVFCEAYRQVHPNQHSAMRHLFGTWSAVFPPSVLRRIETQLQFSPQINQQSSGLPPLRASESPRPAHGIHVNPKYLRQLETSDVDNVGPQRLSSTGNMSHTDFPVGSNRIQPSSTVRLARSSSPSNIGLDEYEVENSPKRFGDRASPSNSVYDYRAIRDEEPNERRRKHYLDGSQNRLNNGLEHQRPRALIDAYGKDSGDRSLNDKPLHVGRLGVNGLDHKATSMSWQNTEEDEFDWKSVGPPITEHTRSNDFLPSNIPPSRSYRARPGLGTLNASSLDSDIGSSWSTQAYLPSEQSSVVAEDPVPPLSFTRGFAGRFQSEINHNQGSRHPQEPWNMPFHPSQHSQTLLNTKEIGRNFHMPGMSLGGEKVSTDADVRLHGPTSRMGSGADFVNADSRLVIPMSVGLRPPVNVHNSHPPPVHPIFPLQNQRSQYGFINSVDTAKNQGPYKSMYMPEQQLDGYENKDLGLAKLSQLTSQNARLIPVNQRNQAQVSPFQPQFHPHQEPPYSVVPRGYNLQGQGGTGIANPVPRLQLGLPTHYTPNANLRGDSLPPLPPGPPPPMQGVFPGQKAGPVVSSNQQGSSYTGLISSLMAQGVISLTNPSGLQDSVGVEFNADLLKVRHESVITALYYDLPRQCTTCGLRFKCQEEHSSHMDWHVTKNRMSKNRKQKPSRKWFVTTSMWLSGAEALGTDAVPGFLPADTIAEKKSDEELAVPADEDQNSCALCGEPFDDFYSDETEEWMYKGAVYLNAPHGSTPDMDRSQLGPIVHAKCRPESTDVSPGGFGQDEGGTIEEGSQRKRLRS; this is encoded by the exons ATGGAGCTTTCCCGAGAAAACCCTAGACCCCTCGCTTTTCCGGCCACCAAGCCCATGCCCGACCTCGCTCCTAAGCCGCCTCCGACGCCGACTCCGACTCCGATAATCGACCGCTACAAAGTCCTGCTCAAGCAGCGGGACGACGACCTCAGGGTCTCGCCCGAGGACGACGTGTCGCCGCCGAGCACCGAGGAGATTGTGCAGCTCTACGAGATGCTCTTGTCCGAGCTCGTGTTTAATTCGAAGCCGATCATTACCGATCTCACTATCATCGCCGGCGAGCAGCGAGACCACGGCAAGGGCATCGCCGACGCCATCTGCGCTCGGATTCTCGAG GTCCCAGTTGAGCACAAGCTGCCTTCGTTATATCTTTTAGACAGTATTGTAAAGAACATTGGCCGAGACTATGTCAGATACTTCTCTTCCCGTCTACCTGAG GTCTTCTGTGAGGCATACAGGCAAGTTCACCCCAACCAGCATTCTGCCATGCGCCACCTCTTTGGCACTTGGTCGGCAGTGTTTCCACCTTCAGTCCTTCGCAGGATTGAAACGCAGCTGCAGTTTTCTCCACAGATAAACCAGCAATCATCAGGTTTACCTCCTTTGAGAGCATCTGAATCTCCTCGGCCGGCTCATGGCATCCATGTCAATCCAAAATATTTACGTCAGTTGGAGACCTCAGATGTGGATAAT GTTGGACCTCAAAGATTAAGCTCAACAGGAAATATGAGTCATACAGATTTTCCTGTTGGGTCCAATCGTATACAGCCATCTTCAACTGTCAGACTTGCAAGATCTTCTTCACCTTCAAATATTGGCCTCGATGAATATGAAGTAGAAAATTCTCCTAAAAGGTTTGGTGACCGGGCTTCTCCATCTAATTCTGTGTATGATTATAGAGCAATCAGAGATGAGGAGCCAAATGAAAGGCGGAGAAAACATTATCTTGATGGTAGTCAGAACCGGTTAAATAATGGACTTGAACATCAAAGACCAAGAGCTTTGATTGATGCATATGGAAAAGACAGTGGGGATAGAAGTTTAAATGATAAGCCTTTGCATGTTGGGCGGCTTGGTGTAAATGGTCTAGATCACAAAGCAACTTCAATGTCATGGCAGAATACTGAGGAGGATGAGTTTGATTGGAAATCTGTCGGCCCACCTATAACTGAGCACACTAGAAGTAATGATTTCTTGCCTTCAAATATACCACCTTCTAGAAGCTACAGGGCCAGGCCTGGCCTCGGAACACTGAATGCAAGCTCCTTAGATTCTGATATTGGGAGTAGTTGGTCTACTCAGGCATACCTACCTTCTGAACAGTCCTCTGTAGTTGCTGAAGATCCAGTCCCCCCGCTTTCT TTTACTCGTGGATTCGCAGGTAGATTCCAGTCCGAGATAAATCATAATCAGGGTTCTCGCCACCCTCAAGAACCCTGGAATATGCCTTTCCATCCCTCTCAGCATTCACAGACTCTTCTTAATACCAAAGAAATAGGTAGAAATTTCCATATGCCTGGTATGTCTCTAGGTGGTGAGAAAGTGTCTACTGATGCCGATGTGCGACTTCACGGGCCAACATCAAGAATGGGTTCTGGTGCTGACTTTGTTAATGCTGACTCTCGGTTAGTTATACCAATGTCAGTGGGTTTAAGGCCTCCAGTAAACGTGCACAATTCTCACCCGCCGCCTGTGCACCCTATTTTTCCATTGCAAAACCAGAGGAGTCAGTATGGTTTCATAAATTCTGTCGATACTGCTAAGAATCAAGGTCCATATAAGTCTATGTATATGCCTGAGCAGCAGTTGGACGGTTATGAAAACAAGGATTTGGGGTTGGCAAAGCTAAGTCAGTTGACTAGTCAGAATGCCAGACTCATACCTGTTAATCAGCGAAACCAGGCTCAGGTCAGTCCTTTCCAACCACAATTTCATCCACATCAGGAGCCACCTTATTCAGTGGTACCGCGTGGATACAATTTGCAAGGGCAGGGTGGTACTGGTATCGCAAATCCTGTACCTCGTCTACAGTTGGGCTTACCAACTCACTATACCCCAAACGCTAATTTGCGTGGGGACTCCTTGCCACCTCTACCACCTGGCCCCCCTCCTCCCATGCAAGGTGTATTTCCTGGTCAAAAGGCTGGTCCGGTAGTCTCTAGCAACCAGCAAGGGAGTTCATATACTGGTTTGATTAGTTCTCTCATGGCTCAAGGTGTGATCTCATTGACAAATCCAAGTGGACTGCAG GATTCTGTAGGAGTTGAGTTCAATGCAGACCTTCTTAAGGTACGTCATGAATCTGTAATAACTGCTCTGTATTATGATCTCCCAAGACAATGCACAACCTGTGGTCTCCGGTTCAAGTGCCAAGAGGAGCACAGTAGTCATATGGATTGGCATGTGACAAAGAACAGGATGTCTAAAAACCGTAAGCAGAAGCCCTCTCGTAAGTGGTTTGTAACTACAAGCATGTGGCTCAGTGGTGCAGAGGCTTTGGGAACTGATGCAGTTCCTGGCTTTTTACCTGCTGACACCATTGCGGAAAAGAAGAGTGATGAAGAATTGGCTGTTCCTGCTGATGAGGATCAGAATTCATGCGCGTTATGTGGAGAGCCTTTTGATGATTTTTATAGTGATGAGACAGAGGAGTGGATGTATAAAGGTGCTGTGTACTTGAATGCACCTCATGGGTCAACACCAGACATGGATAGGTCACAATTAGGTCCTATAGTGCATGCCAAATGCAGGCCGGAGTCCACTGATGTATCCCCTGGAGGTTTTGGACAAGATGAAGGG GGAACTATTGAAGAGGGTAGTCAAAGAAAACGTTTGCGGAGTTGA
- the LOC133729857 gene encoding polyadenylation and cleavage factor homolog 4 isoform X1, translated as MELSRENPRPLAFPATKPMPDLAPKPPPTPTPTPIIDRYKVLLKQRDDDLRVSPEDDVSPPSTEEIVQLYEMLLSELVFNSKPIITDLTIIAGEQRDHGKGIADAICARILEVPVEHKLPSLYLLDSIVKNIGRDYVRYFSSRLPEVFCEAYRQVHPNQHSAMRHLFGTWSAVFPPSVLRRIETQLQFSPQINQQSSGLPPLRASESPRPAHGIHVNPKYLRQLETSDVDNQVGPQRLSSTGNMSHTDFPVGSNRIQPSSTVRLARSSSPSNIGLDEYEVENSPKRFGDRASPSNSVYDYRAIRDEEPNERRRKHYLDGSQNRLNNGLEHQRPRALIDAYGKDSGDRSLNDKPLHVGRLGVNGLDHKATSMSWQNTEEDEFDWKSVGPPITEHTRSNDFLPSNIPPSRSYRARPGLGTLNASSLDSDIGSSWSTQAYLPSEQSSVVAEDPVPPLSFTRGFAGRFQSEINHNQGSRHPQEPWNMPFHPSQHSQTLLNTKEIGRNFHMPGMSLGGEKVSTDADVRLHGPTSRMGSGADFVNADSRLVIPMSVGLRPPVNVHNSHPPPVHPIFPLQNQRSQYGFINSVDTAKNQGPYKSMYMPEQQLDGYENKDLGLAKLSQLTSQNARLIPVNQRNQAQVSPFQPQFHPHQEPPYSVVPRGYNLQGQGGTGIANPVPRLQLGLPTHYTPNANLRGDSLPPLPPGPPPPMQGVFPGQKAGPVVSSNQQGSSYTGLISSLMAQGVISLTNPSGLQDSVGVEFNADLLKVRHESVITALYYDLPRQCTTCGLRFKCQEEHSSHMDWHVTKNRMSKNRKQKPSRKWFVTTSMWLSGAEALGTDAVPGFLPADTIAEKKSDEELAVPADEDQNSCALCGEPFDDFYSDETEEWMYKGAVYLNAPHGSTPDMDRSQLGPIVHAKCRPESTDVSPGGFGQDEGGTIEEGSQRKRLRS; from the exons ATGGAGCTTTCCCGAGAAAACCCTAGACCCCTCGCTTTTCCGGCCACCAAGCCCATGCCCGACCTCGCTCCTAAGCCGCCTCCGACGCCGACTCCGACTCCGATAATCGACCGCTACAAAGTCCTGCTCAAGCAGCGGGACGACGACCTCAGGGTCTCGCCCGAGGACGACGTGTCGCCGCCGAGCACCGAGGAGATTGTGCAGCTCTACGAGATGCTCTTGTCCGAGCTCGTGTTTAATTCGAAGCCGATCATTACCGATCTCACTATCATCGCCGGCGAGCAGCGAGACCACGGCAAGGGCATCGCCGACGCCATCTGCGCTCGGATTCTCGAG GTCCCAGTTGAGCACAAGCTGCCTTCGTTATATCTTTTAGACAGTATTGTAAAGAACATTGGCCGAGACTATGTCAGATACTTCTCTTCCCGTCTACCTGAG GTCTTCTGTGAGGCATACAGGCAAGTTCACCCCAACCAGCATTCTGCCATGCGCCACCTCTTTGGCACTTGGTCGGCAGTGTTTCCACCTTCAGTCCTTCGCAGGATTGAAACGCAGCTGCAGTTTTCTCCACAGATAAACCAGCAATCATCAGGTTTACCTCCTTTGAGAGCATCTGAATCTCCTCGGCCGGCTCATGGCATCCATGTCAATCCAAAATATTTACGTCAGTTGGAGACCTCAGATGTGGATAAT CAGGTTGGACCTCAAAGATTAAGCTCAACAGGAAATATGAGTCATACAGATTTTCCTGTTGGGTCCAATCGTATACAGCCATCTTCAACTGTCAGACTTGCAAGATCTTCTTCACCTTCAAATATTGGCCTCGATGAATATGAAGTAGAAAATTCTCCTAAAAGGTTTGGTGACCGGGCTTCTCCATCTAATTCTGTGTATGATTATAGAGCAATCAGAGATGAGGAGCCAAATGAAAGGCGGAGAAAACATTATCTTGATGGTAGTCAGAACCGGTTAAATAATGGACTTGAACATCAAAGACCAAGAGCTTTGATTGATGCATATGGAAAAGACAGTGGGGATAGAAGTTTAAATGATAAGCCTTTGCATGTTGGGCGGCTTGGTGTAAATGGTCTAGATCACAAAGCAACTTCAATGTCATGGCAGAATACTGAGGAGGATGAGTTTGATTGGAAATCTGTCGGCCCACCTATAACTGAGCACACTAGAAGTAATGATTTCTTGCCTTCAAATATACCACCTTCTAGAAGCTACAGGGCCAGGCCTGGCCTCGGAACACTGAATGCAAGCTCCTTAGATTCTGATATTGGGAGTAGTTGGTCTACTCAGGCATACCTACCTTCTGAACAGTCCTCTGTAGTTGCTGAAGATCCAGTCCCCCCGCTTTCT TTTACTCGTGGATTCGCAGGTAGATTCCAGTCCGAGATAAATCATAATCAGGGTTCTCGCCACCCTCAAGAACCCTGGAATATGCCTTTCCATCCCTCTCAGCATTCACAGACTCTTCTTAATACCAAAGAAATAGGTAGAAATTTCCATATGCCTGGTATGTCTCTAGGTGGTGAGAAAGTGTCTACTGATGCCGATGTGCGACTTCACGGGCCAACATCAAGAATGGGTTCTGGTGCTGACTTTGTTAATGCTGACTCTCGGTTAGTTATACCAATGTCAGTGGGTTTAAGGCCTCCAGTAAACGTGCACAATTCTCACCCGCCGCCTGTGCACCCTATTTTTCCATTGCAAAACCAGAGGAGTCAGTATGGTTTCATAAATTCTGTCGATACTGCTAAGAATCAAGGTCCATATAAGTCTATGTATATGCCTGAGCAGCAGTTGGACGGTTATGAAAACAAGGATTTGGGGTTGGCAAAGCTAAGTCAGTTGACTAGTCAGAATGCCAGACTCATACCTGTTAATCAGCGAAACCAGGCTCAGGTCAGTCCTTTCCAACCACAATTTCATCCACATCAGGAGCCACCTTATTCAGTGGTACCGCGTGGATACAATTTGCAAGGGCAGGGTGGTACTGGTATCGCAAATCCTGTACCTCGTCTACAGTTGGGCTTACCAACTCACTATACCCCAAACGCTAATTTGCGTGGGGACTCCTTGCCACCTCTACCACCTGGCCCCCCTCCTCCCATGCAAGGTGTATTTCCTGGTCAAAAGGCTGGTCCGGTAGTCTCTAGCAACCAGCAAGGGAGTTCATATACTGGTTTGATTAGTTCTCTCATGGCTCAAGGTGTGATCTCATTGACAAATCCAAGTGGACTGCAG GATTCTGTAGGAGTTGAGTTCAATGCAGACCTTCTTAAGGTACGTCATGAATCTGTAATAACTGCTCTGTATTATGATCTCCCAAGACAATGCACAACCTGTGGTCTCCGGTTCAAGTGCCAAGAGGAGCACAGTAGTCATATGGATTGGCATGTGACAAAGAACAGGATGTCTAAAAACCGTAAGCAGAAGCCCTCTCGTAAGTGGTTTGTAACTACAAGCATGTGGCTCAGTGGTGCAGAGGCTTTGGGAACTGATGCAGTTCCTGGCTTTTTACCTGCTGACACCATTGCGGAAAAGAAGAGTGATGAAGAATTGGCTGTTCCTGCTGATGAGGATCAGAATTCATGCGCGTTATGTGGAGAGCCTTTTGATGATTTTTATAGTGATGAGACAGAGGAGTGGATGTATAAAGGTGCTGTGTACTTGAATGCACCTCATGGGTCAACACCAGACATGGATAGGTCACAATTAGGTCCTATAGTGCATGCCAAATGCAGGCCGGAGTCCACTGATGTATCCCCTGGAGGTTTTGGACAAGATGAAGGG GGAACTATTGAAGAGGGTAGTCAAAGAAAACGTTTGCGGAGTTGA